DNA from Bacteroidales bacterium:
GTCTTGAAGCCCCTTATTGATTATCAGTATTTTAATCCGGAATTCCTCTATTACCTTAATACAGGCAGTTTCAGATGAGTGGGATATTCCCCTGAGCGGTAAATCCTGTGGATGGCTTTTTGAAAGGCATCTTCCCCGCATTCGTAGATATTGGTGAAGCTCTGCGGGTTCCGGTCGAACAGGGGAAACCAGCTGCTCTGGATTTGTATCATGATGCGGTGTCCCTCTTTAAAGGTGTGGTTCAGATCAGGAAGCGTGAATTTCACCCTGCTCACCTTGCCGGGCTCAAAGGGTTCCGGTTTTTCGAAGCTGTTGCGGTACTTTCCTCTGAAGATATCAGCCCTGATCAGCATCTGATATCCTCCAGGCTCAATATCCCGCTGATTCAGCACATGCCGATTTACGGTATCCGGAAATACATCAATCAATTTAACCACCCAGTCGGCATCGGTCCCTGTGGTAGAGACAAAAAGCTCCGCTTCCACCGGACCGGCAAGGGTGACAGCCTCCTGCAATTCATCCCCTTTATAAACAAGCACATCGGGACGGGTCGAGGCAAAACGTTGGTCTTCAGACAGGTACTGTCCGTTATAAAAGGAGCGTGCACTGAGAAAGGGGGCCGTATAGGGTACCGGTTTGTGAGGATCACTGACAAATTCATCATACGATTCCGTCTGATCCCTTGGATCGTTCCAGGACAGGGCGCCTCCTTCAGCAAGCCAGATCCCTTTCATCCTGGTATTCGCTGGGGGCCAGGTATCGTAACTCTTCCACTGCATAAGGCCTGTATCATAGACCCAGGCCTCGGGAAGATCCAGGCTGCCTTTCTGTTTCAGATAGTACCTGAAAAATGGGTATTCTATCTCATGCAGATAAAAATATTTGTTTTTTTCCCTGAAAGGGATCAGGCTCGGATTGTTGTATTCGGGAAAGTTCCAGCCGCCATGGGTCCAGGGACCCATGACCAGAATGTTGAAGGTGCCGGGATTGTTCTTTTCTATGGTTTTATAGGTGTGCAGGGCCCCTGAGAGATCTTCGCCATCGTACCACCCCCCGACTGTCAGCACAGCAGGAGAGATCTCCTTCAGGTGGGGCAGGGTGCTTCTCTCCTGCCAGAACTTGTCATAATCGGGATGTTCAGTGAACTGGTTCCAGAAATTGATGGTACCGTGAAGGTATTTTTCGTTGGCATTTTTTACCGGTCCCATTTCCAGAAAGAAGTGGTAGGCATCTCCTGAGGAATATGTGAGCCTGGATCCTCTTTGGGTGGTAGGCCCGGGTCGCTTCTGTCCGAATACCTGGAAAAAGTTGAAGCTCAAAGGCAGGGTAAATGCCCCGTTGTGGTGCATATCGTCCCATAAAAACCAATCTGAAATGGGAGCCTGCGGACTGGTACAGACCATGGCAGGATGGGCATTGATCGATCCCATAACCGTATAGAATCCCGGATAAGAAACTCCGTACATTCCCACTTTCCCGTTGTTATTCTCGATATTCCGGATCAGCCACTCCACGGTATCCCAGGTATCTGTGGTTTCATCCACGTCCTTATTATCCCGGTACCTGCCCAGGACAGGACGCATATCCATAAACTCTCCCTCCGACATAAATTTACCCCTGACATCCTGGAATACAA
Protein-coding regions in this window:
- a CDS encoding CocE/NonD family hydrolase — translated: MTRNRNISLWTLVSLILLPLSGQDTFVEQNYEKAEYRIEMRDGVRLFTIVYSPKDKSKSYPILMQRTPYSIGPYGERIRNSLSPNNRLEKDKYIFVFQDVRGKFMSEGEFMDMRPVLGRYRDNKDVDETTDTWDTVEWLIRNIENNNGKVGMYGVSYPGFYTVMGSINAHPAMVCTSPQAPISDWFLWDDMHHNGAFTLPLSFNFFQVFGQKRPGPTTQRGSRLTYSSGDAYHFFLEMGPVKNANEKYLHGTINFWNQFTEHPDYDKFWQERSTLPHLKEISPAVLTVGGWYDGEDLSGALHTYKTIEKNNPGTFNILVMGPWTHGGWNFPEYNNPSLIPFREKNKYFYLHEIEYPFFRYYLKQKGSLDLPEAWVYDTGLMQWKSYDTWPPANTRMKGIWLAEGGALSWNDPRDQTESYDEFVSDPHKPVPYTAPFLSARSFYNGQYLSEDQRFASTRPDVLVYKGDELQEAVTLAGPVEAELFVSTTGTDADWVVKLIDVFPDTVNRHVLNQRDIEPGGYQMLIRADIFRGKYRNSFEKPEPFEPGKVSRVKFTLPDLNHTFKEGHRIMIQIQSSWFPLFDRNPQSFTNIYECGEDAFQKAIHRIYRSGEYPTHLKLPVLR